The Pararhizobium sp. IMCC21322 sequence CCTGCGGCTCAGTCGCCTCAATGGATGCGGTCAACGGCAAGCTGACACTCTATGGGACGTTTCAGGCACCCCATGCCATCCGGACTGTGGTGTCTCTGATCTCCGGTATCGAAGAGCACAATATTCGTGTTGTCTCACCCGATATTGGCGGTGGCTTCGGCAACAAGGTTGGCGCTTATTCAGGCTATGTCTGCTCAGTCGTGGCCTCCATTGTCACTGGAAGGCCGGTGAAATGGGTTGAAGACCGTATGGAAAATCTGATGACCACGGCCTTTGCCCGTGACTATTGGATGACCGGCAAAATCTCAGCCACCAAAGAAGGAAAAATCACCGGACTGCATTGTCAGGTGACAGCCGACCATGGCGGGTTTGACGCCTGCGCTGATCCGACCAAATTTCCAGCTGGTTTCATGAATATCTGCACCGGGTCCTATGACATACCGGTCGCCTATCTGTCGGTGGATGGTGTTTACACCAACAAGGCACCGGGCGGGGTCAGCTATCGTTGCTCCTTCCGCGTCACCGAGGCGGTGTATTTCATCGAGCGCATGATTGAGGTTCTGGCCATCGAGTTGGATATGGATGCAGCAGATCTGCGCCGCATCAACTTCATCAAAAAGGAACAGTTCCCCTACCAATCCGCCCTTGGCTGGGAATATGACAGTGGTGATTATCACACGGCCTGGGACAAGGTGATGAAAGCGGTCGATTACGACGGCTTGCGCAAAGAGCAGGCCGAACGTGTCGAAGCCTTCAAACGCGGTGAAACCCGCACATTGATGGGCATTGGTCTGTGCCACTTCACCGAGATCGTCGGTGCGGGTCCGGTCAAGAATTGTGATATTCTTGGCCTTGGCATGTTCGACAGTTGCGAAATCCGTATCCACCCGACCGGGTCGGCGATTGCGCGGCTTGGCACGATTTCACAAGGTCAGGGCCACGCAACCACATTTGCACAAATCCTGGCCACCGAGATTGGCCTGCCTGCGGACAGCATCACCATTGAAGAAGGCGATACTGACACGGCTCCTTATGGGCTGGGGACCTATGGCTCACGCTCCACACCGGTAGCGGGTGCGGCCACGGCCATGGCCGGGCGTAAAATCCGTGCCAAGGCGCAAATGATCGCGGCCTATCTGCTGGAAGTTCACGACAATGATGTGGAGTTCGATGTGGATCGGTTCGTCGTCAAAGGCGCGCCTGAGCGCTTCAAGACAATGAAGGAAATCGCTTTCGCGTCCTATAATCAGGCCATACCGGGACTTGAGCCGGGGCTTGAGGCGGTCAGCTATTACGATCCGCCCAACATGACTTATCCGTTCGGTGCCTATGTCTGTGTCATGGACATTGATGTTGATACCGGCGTGCCTGAAATCCGTCGTTTCTATGCGCTGGATGATTGCGGCACCCGTATTAATCCGATGATCATTGAAGGGCAGATTCACGGCGGACTGACCGAGGCTTTCGCTGTCGCTCTGGGGCAGGAAATTGCCTACGATAAACAGGGCAATGTCAAAAACGCCACGTTGATGGATTTCTTCCTGCCAACAGCCTGGGAAGTACCGAACTACGAAACCGACCACACTGTCACCCCGAGCCCGCATCACCCGATCGGAGCCAAGGGTGTTGGCGAAAGTCCGCATGTGGGTGGTGTTCCGTGTTTTTCAAATGCGGTCCACGACGCCTTCCGCCCCTTTGGGCTGAAGCAGACCAACATGCCACACGACCATTGGCGGATTTGGGAAACAGCCAATAAGCTTGGCCTGCATGATTAAGTGAACGCCGGGCGGCCCTTTTGGCCGCCCGCCACCAATCGGGTATCAAAAATGAACTGGAACGCCCTGCAAACCGCTTTGGCGGACGAAGGCTATGTCGCCAATGACGATCTGGCCATGGCTGTGCATCTGGCAATATCTCTTGGTCGCCCACTGCTGCTTGAGGGCGCGGCTGGTGTCGGCAAAACCGATCTGGCCCGTGTCCTCAGCACTGTGCAAGACACCCAACTGATCCGCCTTCAATGCTATGAAGGACTGGACGCTGCACAAGCGATTTACGAATGGAACTATCAGCGACA is a genomic window containing:
- a CDS encoding aerobic carbon-monoxide dehydrogenase large subunit, which gives rise to MNDMTPERDERAANLKGLGCSRKRVEDARFTQGKGNYVDDIKLPGMLHGDFVRTPYAHARVISVNKDAAMALPGVVAVLTAEDLAPLGLHWMPTLAGDKQMVLADGKVLFQGQEVAFVVAEDRYIAADAVELVEVEYEELPVLTDPFEALKSDVVLREDLAGQTEGAHGPRKHHNHIFTWEQGDEAATNQVMDNAEVVVTESMYYHRTHPCPLETCGSVASMDAVNGKLTLYGTFQAPHAIRTVVSLISGIEEHNIRVVSPDIGGGFGNKVGAYSGYVCSVVASIVTGRPVKWVEDRMENLMTTAFARDYWMTGKISATKEGKITGLHCQVTADHGGFDACADPTKFPAGFMNICTGSYDIPVAYLSVDGVYTNKAPGGVSYRCSFRVTEAVYFIERMIEVLAIELDMDAADLRRINFIKKEQFPYQSALGWEYDSGDYHTAWDKVMKAVDYDGLRKEQAERVEAFKRGETRTLMGIGLCHFTEIVGAGPVKNCDILGLGMFDSCEIRIHPTGSAIARLGTISQGQGHATTFAQILATEIGLPADSITIEEGDTDTAPYGLGTYGSRSTPVAGAATAMAGRKIRAKAQMIAAYLLEVHDNDVEFDVDRFVVKGAPERFKTMKEIAFASYNQAIPGLEPGLEAVSYYDPPNMTYPFGAYVCVMDIDVDTGVPEIRRFYALDDCGTRINPMIIEGQIHGGLTEAFAVALGQEIAYDKQGNVKNATLMDFFLPTAWEVPNYETDHTVTPSPHHPIGAKGVGESPHVGGVPCFSNAVHDAFRPFGLKQTNMPHDHWRIWETANKLGLHD